A stretch of Syntrophorhabdales bacterium DNA encodes these proteins:
- a CDS encoding branched-chain amino acid ABC transporter permease translates to MELPVAFAQILNGIAFGMLLFLLAAGLSLMFGLMGIVNLAHGAYFMVGGYVGLTVLEATDSFLLGIAAGAAAGALLGFLTERFFMRRVYGLHGHESILLTFALSLILSDFSLFLWTGTPRWVQAPPFLDMSFRILGNPYPAYRLAIIVIGAIVFAGLYWFQERTLWGATVRAGVDDKEMATGLGINIPLVFTMVFCLGAFLAGFGGFVGSPILGLHIGLDIEVIMLALAVVIVGGIGSLTGCLVTCLLMGLSDTLGKVLWPSYASLTIYLVVVIVLLVKPEGLFGKRG, encoded by the coding sequence GTGGAACTGCCCGTAGCTTTTGCTCAGATTCTCAATGGAATCGCCTTCGGTATGCTGCTCTTTCTCCTTGCCGCAGGCTTGAGCCTCATGTTCGGTCTGATGGGCATTGTGAATCTCGCCCACGGGGCTTATTTCATGGTGGGAGGCTATGTCGGCCTAACCGTACTTGAAGCGACTGACAGTTTTCTTTTGGGAATCGCGGCCGGTGCTGCAGCCGGAGCCCTCCTCGGGTTTCTCACGGAGCGCTTCTTCATGCGCCGCGTATACGGCTTGCATGGTCACGAGTCAATCCTGCTCACCTTTGCCCTCAGCCTGATTCTCAGCGACTTCTCCCTGTTCCTCTGGACAGGCACGCCGCGCTGGGTCCAGGCGCCACCTTTCCTGGACATGTCGTTCAGAATTCTCGGTAACCCCTATCCTGCATACCGCCTGGCGATCATTGTGATCGGTGCGATTGTTTTTGCAGGCCTCTACTGGTTTCAGGAGCGGACGCTGTGGGGGGCAACCGTACGTGCCGGAGTGGACGACAAAGAAATGGCAACCGGCTTGGGAATCAATATTCCACTCGTCTTCACCATGGTCTTCTGTTTAGGAGCCTTCCTGGCAGGGTTCGGAGGATTTGTGGGATCACCAATCCTGGGATTGCACATCGGTCTCGATATCGAAGTTATCATGCTGGCTCTCGCCGTAGTCATCGTCGGTGGTATAGGCAGCCTGACCGGATGCCTGGTCACCTGCCTCCTGATGGGGTTGAGTGATACCCTGGGTAAGGTGCTGTGGCCGAGCTATGCGTCGCTCACAATCTACCTCGTGGTTGTGATAGTGCTTCTGGTAAAGCCCGAAGGTCTCTTCGGGAAAAGGGGTTAA
- a CDS encoding branched-chain amino acid ABC transporter permease produces the protein MERASYGWKSILAAVIFAAIVLAVPLLPDYAVTLATSIVIYSVYVTSANLLTGYTGLVSLGQGMFWGSAAYVVAILTTRGLVTNVYLIGLICLVTVLVLSAFFGALALRVKRLYFMIVTFAFGHVVWCIAMYPMQSITYGYDGIKDIARPSLAPSLSTTSSAGFYYFVVAVAAICFCGMRFLINSPFGHALVGIRDNEHRMTALGYNTFLYKYISYMLSAVFSGVAGALFAYFNGYVNPAELHWLWSGDALMIMFIGGVGSFWGPLWGSLAYTGLRYWISSYTMYWFGIEGIIFICVVLFFRGGIAGFVSGLQARLTWQKR, from the coding sequence ATGGAGCGAGCGTCGTACGGTTGGAAATCGATCCTTGCCGCTGTCATCTTCGCCGCGATTGTGCTGGCGGTCCCGCTGCTTCCGGACTACGCGGTCACTCTGGCAACCTCCATCGTGATTTACAGTGTCTACGTAACGAGCGCAAACCTCCTCACCGGCTACACAGGGCTCGTCTCGCTGGGCCAGGGCATGTTTTGGGGCTCGGCAGCCTACGTGGTCGCAATCTTGACCACGCGTGGGCTTGTGACAAATGTCTACCTGATCGGGCTCATCTGCCTTGTCACAGTGCTTGTGCTGAGTGCCTTTTTCGGAGCATTAGCGCTCCGGGTGAAACGTCTTTATTTTATGATCGTGACCTTTGCCTTCGGACACGTGGTATGGTGCATAGCCATGTACCCGATGCAGTCCATCACGTACGGGTATGACGGCATAAAGGATATTGCCCGTCCCTCCCTTGCCCCGTCCCTGTCAACGACCAGCAGCGCCGGCTTTTACTACTTTGTCGTCGCTGTCGCTGCCATCTGTTTCTGTGGCATGCGCTTCCTTATCAACTCGCCGTTTGGCCATGCGCTCGTGGGCATAAGGGACAACGAGCACCGCATGACGGCGCTCGGTTACAACACCTTTCTCTACAAGTATATCTCTTACATGCTTTCCGCAGTCTTTTCCGGTGTGGCGGGTGCTCTTTTCGCCTACTTCAATGGCTACGTCAATCCTGCCGAGCTGCACTGGCTTTGGTCCGGAGACGCGTTGATGATCATGTTCATCGGCGGTGTGGGCTCGTTCTGGGGTCCACTGTGGGGTTCGCTCGCGTACACAGGACTGAGATACTGGATCAGCAGCTACACGATGTATTGGTTCGGTATCGAGGGTATTATCTTTATCTGCGTTGTGCTCTTTTTCAGAGGCGGAATCGCCGGTTTTGTTTCCGGTCTGCAGGCGAGGCTCACGTGGCAGAAGCGCTGA
- a CDS encoding ABC transporter ATP-binding protein — translation MSDILTVEDIHTYYGESYVLQGLSLKVASSSVVSVVGRNGMGKTTAIRSVMGFTPARRGKILFRGEEIRGLTAFEIARRGLALVPQGRRIFPSLTVRENLAIAAGERGRKGAWNIERVLSLFPVLGKRLSNKGNQLSGGEQQMLAIARALVSNPELILMDEPSEGLAPMVIQEVGGVIKQLRKEGASILLAEQNLPLAMDVADYMYVINKGAMVFEGTPAELQARPEIEQEYLAV, via the coding sequence ATGAGCGATATTCTTACTGTCGAAGATATCCATACCTACTACGGGGAAAGCTACGTTCTGCAGGGCCTTTCCTTGAAGGTTGCCTCGTCATCCGTAGTCTCTGTCGTCGGCCGTAATGGTATGGGCAAGACGACCGCGATACGTTCGGTAATGGGGTTCACGCCTGCGCGCCGGGGCAAGATTCTTTTCCGGGGCGAGGAGATCAGGGGACTCACGGCGTTTGAGATAGCCCGAAGGGGACTGGCCTTAGTGCCACAGGGCCGCCGGATATTTCCATCGCTGACAGTCAGGGAGAATCTTGCAATAGCAGCAGGAGAGCGCGGCAGGAAGGGAGCCTGGAACATTGAGCGTGTTCTTTCCCTTTTTCCGGTGCTGGGCAAGAGGCTGTCCAACAAGGGCAATCAATTAAGCGGTGGCGAGCAGCAGATGCTTGCTATCGCGCGGGCCTTGGTTTCCAACCCTGAGCTCATCCTTATGGACGAGCCATCGGAAGGATTAGCGCCCATGGTCATCCAGGAGGTCGGTGGCGTTATAAAACAGCTGAGAAAAGAGGGCGCTTCCATATTGCTGGCCGAGCAGAACCTGCCGCTGGCGATGGACGTCGCCGATTACATGTACGTGATTAACAAGGGCGCGATGGTATTTGAGGGCACTCCTGCAGAACTGCAGGCGAGACCTGAGATAGAGCAGGAATACCTGGCGGTGTGA
- a CDS encoding ABC transporter ATP-binding protein, which yields MAEALKLDKVYKNFGALQVARDVTLSISAVERRVVIIGPNGAGKTTLFNLISGELPVSEGAVHLFGRDVTRMPCYRRTRLGLARTFQVTDLFPFFTLMENLLLALQAHDACAYQMLRPLRSYTHLYKKAEKLLKEMKLWEKRDFSITALSHGEMRLVELMLGIAGGPKILLLDEPTAGLTRSEAVWLVNMIQHLLKDVTLLIIEHDMQIAFTLAERIIVLHQGAIVADGRPDEIRGNARVKEIYLGTMA from the coding sequence GTGGCAGAAGCGCTGAAGCTGGATAAGGTCTATAAGAATTTCGGTGCGCTCCAGGTTGCGAGAGATGTCACGTTGAGCATCTCTGCCGTGGAACGGCGCGTGGTCATCATAGGCCCGAACGGCGCCGGAAAGACGACGCTCTTTAACCTCATCAGCGGGGAGCTGCCCGTGTCGGAAGGTGCCGTACATCTCTTCGGACGCGATGTGACCAGGATGCCCTGTTACCGCAGAACGAGGCTTGGCCTGGCCCGTACATTCCAGGTAACAGATCTCTTTCCTTTTTTTACCCTTATGGAGAACCTGCTGCTTGCGCTTCAGGCGCACGACGCTTGCGCCTACCAGATGCTGCGGCCGCTTCGTTCCTATACTCACCTCTATAAAAAGGCTGAAAAGCTCCTGAAGGAAATGAAGCTGTGGGAGAAAAGAGATTTTTCCATCACGGCGTTATCGCATGGTGAGATGCGCCTGGTCGAACTGATGCTGGGTATAGCAGGCGGACCGAAAATTCTGCTCCTGGATGAACCGACCGCCGGGTTGACCCGCTCGGAGGCAGTCTGGCTCGTCAACATGATTCAGCATTTGCTGAAAGACGTTACGCTCCTTATCATCGAACATGATATGCAGATCGCCTTCACACTGGCCGAAAGGATTATCGTTCTCCACCAAGGGGCTATCGTGGCTGACGGCAGGCCGGATGAAATAAGGGGCAATGCGCGCGTAAAGGAAATCTACCTGGGCACCATGGCATGA